In Belonocnema kinseyi isolate 2016_QV_RU_SX_M_011 chromosome 4, B_treatae_v1, whole genome shotgun sequence, a single window of DNA contains:
- the LOC117171364 gene encoding acidic mammalian chitinase-like: MDKVILLLGIFSAFSMSNSHPASTKNGEKIIGCYYESLAIFRESKGQFGIPNINASLCTYVIYTFSGVLDNGVVEMSDANLDSANNGFKRFEEFRKQNPSVKTLISMAGWTQGSVNYSQVVSDATLREKLVENLVNIVQKYKFNGFDLDWEYPAQRGGCPSDKKNFVLLLRELRHQFNKHGLILCVSVGATEETAKISYDIKRVSKYAHIIHLMTFQFHAPYDNKPKIVGHNTPLYPSSKENHKDRKLNVDYIVKYWIKKGATPEKILLGTSLSGNSYTLSTPIKKLGRGARFEGPGEAGKYTHEYGTLGYNEICDLINNDKWKVVYDKEQEVPYAYKGNQLVAYDNVESLTKKAQYIEKMNLGGAMMWSIDTDDFDGQCGEKYPLLTTVNRILRNKINF, translated from the exons ATGGACAAGGTAATACTActtcttggaatattttcagcTTTTAGTATGAGCAATTCGCATCCAGCCAGTACCAAAAATGGTGAAA aaatcatcGGCTGTTACTATGAAAGCCTCGCCATATTTCGTGAATCGAAAGGACAGTTTGGAATTCCCAACATCAATGCATCTCTTTGTACTTAtgtaatttatactttttctgGAGTTCTTGATAATGGCGTTGTTGAAATGTCTGATGCAAACCTAGACTCAGCAAataatggatttaaaagattcgaggaatttcgaaaacaaaaccCATCTGTCAAAACCTTAATCTCTATGGCAGGATGGACTCAAGGATCGGTTAATTATTCCCA AGTGGTGTCCGATGCAACTCTGCGGGAAAAACTTGTTGAAAATCTCGTTaatattgttcaaaaatataaatttaatggaTTTGACCTCGATTGGGAATATCCAGCTCAACGTGGTGGATGCCCTtctgataagaaaaattttgttctgcTGTTAAGGGAACTGAGGCATCAGTTTAATAAGCATGGTTTAATTTTGTGTGTGTCAGTTGGAGCTACGGAAGAAACAGCCAAGATATCCTACGATATTAAAAGAGTATCTAAATATGCTCATATCATACATCTTATGACTTTCCAGTTTCACGCACCCTATGACAATAAACCTAAAATAGTTGGTCATAATACACCATTGTATCCTTCTTCAAAGGAAAACCAcaaagatagaaaattaaatgtt gatTATATAGTGAAATATTGGATAAAAAAAGGTGCCACTCCCGAAAAAATTCTACTTGGAACGTCTTTGTCTGGAAATTCGTATACACTATCAACTCCAATAAAGAAATTGGGAAGAGGTGCCCGTTTCGAGGGGCCAGGAGAAGCAGGAAAATACACCCATGAATATGGCACTTTAGGATATAACGAGATTTGTGATttgataaataatgataaatggaAAGTTGTGTATGACAAGGAACAGGAAGTGCCATACGCCTACAAAGGAAATCAACTTGTTGCGTACGACAATGTTGA atCCTTAACAAAGAAGGCTCAATATATTGAGAAAATGAATCTTGGTGGTGCTATGATGTGGAGCATAGATACAGATGATTTTGATGGACAGTGTGGAGAAAAGTATCCACTTCTGACAACTGTTAACCGCATACTTAGAAACAAGATAAATTTCTAG
- the LOC117170993 gene encoding chitinase-like protein 3 — MTGEITNESLGEMDTSAEYASQNMKIDEMSDEAGESARTAESDIGSNHRSADCKEVVRKMVDNFQKMGCHMSLKLHFFDSHIDYFPANVGAYSEGEGERFHQDLKVIEDGYQGSWDVKIVSCYYRSWAEERALEERFYIEDIDVDICTHIMYSFVGLGADASIRLFDPTLDTENNGFKRFTALRKKNPNLKTLVSMGGWGEVSDNYTKVVTDRILREKLVNNIVEFVTNYEFSGLDLDWEYPAQRGGIPSDKENFVLLLKALREKFDRTGLILSIAAGVGEKIAKISYDIKGISKYVNFINLMTYDFHGTLDVNKTVGHNTPMYPSSKENAEESKVNIDTVVKYWISEGAPPEKLILGTAFYGKTFTLVNPKEIKRGAPVSGPGKLEDPAYYKVCQLIINPKWQYLYDEEQKVPYIYNGNQIIAYDNVESIKKKAEYAITMNLGGVVIWSVDQDDFQGICGEKFPLLKTLDRVFNAIC; from the exons ATGACAGGAGAAATCACGAACGAAAGCTTAGGAGAGATGGATACGAGTGCTGAATATGCATCTCAGAACATGAAAATCGATGAAATGAGTGATGAGGCTGGCGAAAGTGCTAGGACTGCTGAAAGCGATATCGGAA gtaaTCATAGGAGCGCCGACTGCAAAGAAGTAGTTCGGAAAATGGTTGACAACTTCCAAAAAATGGGATGCCACATGAGTTTGAAGTTGCACTTTTTTGATTCCCATATTGATTACTTCCCTGCCAATGTTGGTGCCTACAGCGAAGGGGAAGGTGAAAGATTTCACCAAGACCTCAAAGTAATAGAAGATGGTTACCAGGGAAGCTGGGATGTCA AAATTGTTAGTTGCTATTACCGAAGCTGGGCCGAAGAACGTGCACTAGAAGAAAGGTTCTACATAGAAGACATCGATGTGGATATTTGCACTCACATAATGTACAGTTTCGTTGGACTTGGTGCAGACGCTTCTATTCGACTTTTCGATCCAACGCTAGATACGGAAAATAATGGATTTAAAAGGTTCACTGCTCTTCGAAAAAAGAAcccaaatttgaaaacattagtCTCTATGGGGGGATGGGGCGAGGTATCTGATAATTATACTAA AGTAGTGACTGATCGGATTCTGCGAGAAAAACTTGTGAATAATATTGTCGAATTCGtgacaaattatgaattttctggaCTTGATCTTGATTGGGAATATCCAGCTCAACGTGGTGGAATTCCTTCTGATAAAGAGAATTTCGTTTTACTCTTGAAAGCACTCAGAGAAAAATTCGATCGTACAGGTCTCATTTTATCCATAGCAGCTGGCGTTGGTGAAAAGATTGCTAAAATATCATACGATATTAAGGGAATATCCAAGTATGTGAACTTCATAAATTTGATGACTTACGATTTTCACGGAACCCTTGATGTTAATAAGACAGTTGGTCATAATACTCCAATGTATCCTTCATCAAAGGAAAATGCAGAGGAGAGTAAAGTAAACATT GATACTGTTGTGAAATACTGGATTTCCGAAGGTGCTCCACCAGAGAAGTTAATACTAGGGACTGCTTTTTATGGAAAAACGTTTACTTTAGTTAatccaaaagaaattaaaagaggcGCACCAGTTTCGGGTCCAGGAAAACTTGAGGATCCAGCATATTACAAAGTTTGCCAGTTAATAATAAATCCAAAATGGCAGTATTTGTACGACGAAGAACAGAAAGTGCCATATATATACAACGGGAACCAAATTATAGCCTATGATAATGTTGA aTCGATTAAGAAGAAGGCTGAATATGCTATTACCATGAATCTTGGAGGTGTCGTGATATGGAGTGTAGACCAAGATGACTTTCAGGGAATATGTGGAGAAAAGTTCCCACTTCTAAAGACTTTGGACCGTGTCTTTAATGCCATATGTTAA